The Rhodamnia argentea isolate NSW1041297 chromosome 7, ASM2092103v1, whole genome shotgun sequence genome contains the following window.
AATTAAAATCGTTAGGTTATCTGGATCATTGTTGAGAATTTTCCTTACCATGGTTTGCACCTTTTCCTTATCTTGATTGACTGTAATGGGTTACATTGATACTCTTAAGCATCGGATGTCTTGCTACTTCTGTCTGTTCTCTGGAGCACGTCATATTTATGGTTGGCTCTCATTTCTTTCTGCCTCTTTTAGAGGTCATGTCATAGGTGCTGGATATTTCATTGAGTGGGACGTTTTGTAGTTCTCCTGTAGGTGATAAGCTGCTTCTTTCAAGTTTTCTGCATTCTTTAGTGTGTTAATGAACTTGGATGTGCTATACAGATTCTATGAATGGAAAAAAGATGGATCCAAAAAGCAGCCATATTACATTCATTTCAAGGATGGTCGTCCCCTTGTTTTTGCTGCTCTGTATGATTCATGGAAGAACTCAGAAGGTTCATTACTCAGATAATATAAATTTCACTCCCTGCGTGTAATGACTGCGTTGAGAAAATCCTGTTTGTCCTTTTCCATCTTTTGTTtgctattttttcattttaatgtaTTTCCTACCTCACAGCTACTTTGCTTGAATTCAGGCCCAGCAATTTGCAATCTGTCGGTCTATGATGATCCATATGtaacttttgttttgctttagCTGATCCTGCTCCCAAATGTCCACTTTATTTGTCCGATTTCTCTTATTATCTCTTTCTCTGGGGAAAAGGCAGTAAAAGCCTAATTTGATCTGATTAGATCTCCTTGACTTTGTATGGACATACAATTCAAAGCCAGATCACTGAGCAAATGCTTTTCTGCAGGTGAAATTATTTACACATTTACCATCCTCACAACTTCATCATCTCCAGCTTTGCAGTGGCTACATGGTAAACAATTCTCGTTTTAGCTTTCTCATATCTAATCACGTGGTATCTCTCATATTCTACAATGACTCTCTTGATGTTGATGTACTTATGAGTTACAATCAGCAAGCTTAATCTTTGCCAGACCAAGCATAAAATAGTGATTGGTCGTGCTTTACAGAGGGGCTTAGATGTACACTTCTTGAAAGATAAGATTTTGTGATTAGCTGGAAATTGCAGTTTCGGTTTAAGATTGTCGGAAACTGGAATGACTATGGGAGGATCTTAAAACCAAGGGTTAGTGCTTTTTACACTGAATTAGTCCATAGATGTTTGGTTTTCACCACCCATTCAAGGTCTTAAGAGTCAGTTTCTTCATCACATTTCATAGCAAGTGGAGTGACAAAATTGCAGTTTTTCTGGTCATCTGTTTATGTTAGCCCGACATACATTAGAGACACTGGGGACATGGATTATGCAATATTGATTAGAGACGAGAGGACTTATGTCTATATCTTCACTGAACCTCCTCTGCAGATAGGATGCCCATTATTTTAGGTGACAAGGAGTCAACCGACACATGGCTGGGccgttcatcttcttccaaaTTTGATACCATGCTTAAACCATATGGAGAGTCAGATCTGGTAAGAGCTCCATGACTCTGGAAAGATTGGATGAGATCTGCCTTATGTAATGTACCTGGCTAATAGAATTTTTTCGTTTAGGTTTGGTACCCCGTGACACCTGCAATGGGCAAGCCATCATTTGATGGACCAGAATGCATTAACGAGGTAAGCTATTTTTGGCTTATCTTCTTCATTTGTGACACTCACACCACAGTTTCACTTATAATGCCAAAGAATTTTACTCATAAGGGAAAGTATACAAGGCCTTCAAGACTTCATGGATGGAGCACTAGAACGTTGACGTAAGGAACTTTGTATTTGCTGCTTTATGTGCAATATGCCTTTGGTTTCTTAGTTTCTTTATTCTTCATAGCGAATAATCTTAGGGAGTTGCCAATAGTTGTCATTTTTGTTGCTTCGAAATGTGCTTCCATGAGCGATTCATAGCTGTTTATGtgtagaaatattttttgtggatGGTGATGATCTCCTGAAGTTCCATGTGAAAAAAATGTGGTCAAATTGCCGTACTAGTTTAAAAAGCTACCCAAGAATCTATCCTCATTTCTCTTTGACCACGGGAACTCTTGTACTCACTGGCATAAGATGAAGATTTACGATGAAGATTGTTATCTACATAAATTGCCTCTGCACAAGAGCAGGCTTGATCCTCACGGAAATAACTGAGTGGCTTTTCTGTCTTAATTACTCTTTCGTATCTAGAAATCTTCTTTGTTTTACATTGGTTACTTTTTGCAGATCCAACTGAAGAAAGAGGACAAAAACATGATTTCGAAATTTTTCATGAGAAAGGaaatcaagaaagaagaagaagaagctaatgGAGAAGAGAAAAGCTCTCATCATGATTCTGTCGAGACTGATGTGCATACAAGCTTAAAAGGGGAACCTAAAGTTGAAGGCTGCAATGAATTCTCATCATCGACTGATAAATCTGGCGATGCTAAACATCTTGATGATGCAACAGGACAGGGCCAAGTCAAAAGGGATTATGAGGAGTTCTCAACTGATCCAGATCAACGCACATGCCAAACGGATGCCACCCAAACTAgtccattgaagaagaaaagagaggttAAGAGCAGTGAAGATAAACAGCCGACACTATTTGATTACTTTACCAAAAGCTAGTTCGGATGCTTTAGCGGGATTTTGCGGCTTCATTTACGTCCCCTGGCTGTGTAATATTGTTGTTCTTGTATAGATTGTCGAAAGCTTACCTCCATTTTGTTGTTGGGAAGAGGTGTAGCTGGTATTGCTTGGTGATGGATATGTATATGGTGCATTTTGCGGGGACATGAAAGAACAGATGAATCTGTAAGATCTTTGGGGTCAGCACGGTACCATTGTTAGCTGTGTTTTTGCTTGGGACAGAATGCCGAGCAAAGTTTGTGCTATTTTCACTTCGCACTTACGTCGTCACTCTGGATTCCAGTGTACATGACTTACTCCGTGAGGTGGATGAGATTAATTCTCCTTAGTTAGTGGGGCAAAGAATTTGTTATCTATGAAAATCTGTCTAGATAATTACTCTACTGTTGGATAGTTTTCGTGTGGCCACTGCATAATTGAAATTGTGCAAGAAGAGCAGATTCAGTATGGACCCATGAGCCAGCACCCAGCAGAAATCTAGAGACATAGTAGTTCTTTGATCGGTTGAAGCATTGACTTTAAAGCACAGAAAAATGCTGTCAGAGTGACGTCTTAGTTATGCAGTTTGGCTGTGCCGTTATTGTACAAATTTAGAAAGTAAAGGAAGGGGAGAAGTTTTACTGTAGAACGAAAATGCCATTAGCAGTCAACACAAGGGAAACAGTTGCGGGCGCAAAATGGGTAGAGACCAGATACAATTGTCAATCAATCTGTCACCCCATGCTATCTGCATCACAATCTTCTTCAGCACCCGAAACGGACTCGCCACTGCTCCCCACCGGACCACCGGCCGCGTCCCCAGGCAGAACCCACGCCGCTTGTTGCCGAGCCTTATCGTGTTGCCCCGCCGCCTCCTCAGCCGCCGGCGCGGGCGGCACCACCCGACCAAGATTGTGGAGTTCGACAACACAGAGATGCTATCGGCATCCTTCTTCTCCATTGCCAAAATTGGGAGCGTTTGGCATCTTCATATCCAATTAAATCTTTATATAGCCTATGAGGTGCGTCTATCGGTGTCAATCATTAGGATCATGATGGCTGTAATTATCGCCATCATTATGTTTTAAAGCCTGATGCTAAAGTGAAGTGAGTTGTGGCTTTTGGAAGGGGCTTCACcttctttttgaactttttcttcttgagCCTTGTGGTAGGCATGATCACAAGAGATAAGCCTCCACTAAACTAAAGAGGAATTACTAGAAGATGCAGCAGTATTATCAAGTACCTTGGAATCCAATCATGACATGTATATGATTGCACTACCAAACTTTAGAATATAActaaataatttgtttttttattaagcAATCAAACCtagaaagtgtttttttttttctatttattttagtGTATCCACCATGCCGTGGAGGCTTTTGGCTCAAAATAAtgagggaaaattctaaataagagccAAGTGCctagtgagtgccatttgggcccgtgggccgaACCGGCCCGAACCGCCGCCGCCCGGCCACGGTTCcgaaacgtgggaaccggccggaaccggcggttcgggccggttcaaccgcaaaaaaaaaaaaaaaggtgggccGGGgcgagccgttgggctcttcgcCGCCGCCCCGCGGGCGCTTTGGGCGTTGGGctctttggccgttgcttttcatttttaaaaaataataataaaaaaaaaatgattcttgcctataaatatatatgcttccttttcatttttgtcacaaattctcgaacaatctctcgaattctctcgaaatcctctcaaatcgctcaaattctcccaattctctcaatcccgatcaattctctcaaaaatggcaagtggaagcaaatgcgacagggcaagatggctatgggagattccgactatccctttcatgaatacgattctcgtgagtatgcaagttgggaaggcgcgacgataatatcaactatgtcccgattccgacgtcgagcacatcccaacacaagaaagtcttcatcctcccactggtgtcgaagaaacgtcaacggcaaatgagtcgacggaagggccgagataatacatcggacttgtggctacacttcgacaaggtacgtgatgaagtcgaaggtaagtataatgtaaaatgtaaatattgttcgcaaacttataaattcacgaaaggagacggctacggaacattccgcgcatttgatgaaaaaacatccaacgcagcgggatcgacaatacgcaacaacaattttcgggtacgccacttctaagcctcatcctttatttcgttttaagcactttataaacaaacattaggtgaatatgttgcccttgatcatgctccgtttaatctggtgaaaattttaatatgaaatatttgataaatctgCGTTGGttcaagcgccaactattcaaaaatactcttaaacgaagtttttcatcttttaaaaaggaaaaaatctttagcaaaattttttgcgaaattcaatggacgtgtgcatataggtagcgatatttgggtgatccttggcaaattcattgttatatgggtgtccgtgtcattggatagatgacaattggatgattcaaaaagacttattgcattcgagtttttgatgaaagccattcgctcataatatttatagaataattatgcaagttttagaagaatataatttaataaataaagtattttcaattggttttgataatgccgccgcaaataccgcttctattcccgaattagaaaatatttgcaaacccacttttggcggacaattttttcacattagatgtgcttgtcatgttttaaatttatgtgtacaaaatggtttaactcttgacacttctctcgccccaataaaaagtgcaattaaatttttatggagtcgtccccaatgtatgaaatcatggggaaaattttgtaaacaaaatggggaAGGCCAGAAGATTTccaaagatattccgactcgttggaattctgaGTTGCTtcgcaaacttttgaatataaagatttattatgtatgtttatttcacaaaatattcctgaaattactttacttcctcaacattgggacgtttgcaagaaaattttagatattttgaaaatttttaatgatgctactaagactttatatggtatttattatcatacaacgatttatttttaataggtgtgttaatattagtagtgtttttagtgaatatgaaaagataccgaattaggtcaaactattttagtaatgcgagaaaaatggttgcattattatttgcaaattcctcttgtctatttagttggtattgtttttgatccacgtattaaattagacggtttcagattatttgaatgtgtattatcatgattgtttacatttggatgattcaatagatattttaaatatattaggacatgttaaagaatctatagtagcattatatagagaattttgtagtagatatggtttaagtgattcggaTCTTTCAAtcctgcctcacgtagcgaaggtggtagttcacttagtagagggtataatatgcttaagagtaggcaaaaaaaaaa
Protein-coding sequences here:
- the LOC115731474 gene encoding abasic site processing protein YoqW isoform X1, whose translation is MCGRARCTLRADDIPRATHRGGQPSRTIDLDRYRPCYNCAPGRNLPVVRREENSDGDDYVLHCMKWGLIPSFTKKNEKPDHYKMFNARSESIYEKASFRRLIPKCRCLVTVEGFYEWKKDGSKKQPYYIHFKDGRPLVFAALYDSWKNSEGEIIYTFTILTTSSSPALQWLHDRMPIILGDKESTDTWLGRSSSSKFDTMLKPYGESDLVWYPVTPAMGKPSFDGPECINEIQLKKEDKNMISKFFMRKEIKKEEEEANGEEKSSHHDSVETDVHTSLKGEPKVEGCNEFSSSTDKSGDAKHLDDATGQGQVKRDYEEFSTDPDQRTCQTDATQTSPLKKKREVKSSEDKQPTLFDYFTKS
- the LOC115731474 gene encoding abasic site processing protein HMCES isoform X2, with translation MCGRARCTLRADDIPRATHRGGQPSRTIDLDRYRPCYNCAPGRNLPVVRREENSDGDDYVLHCMKWGLIPSFTKKNEKPDHYKMFNARSESIYEKASFRRLIPKCRCLVTVEGFYEWKKDGSKKQPYYIHFKDGRPLVFAALYDSWKNSEGEIIYTFTILTTSSSPALQWLHDRMPIILGDKESTDTWLGRSSSSKFDTMLKPYGESDLIQLKKEDKNMISKFFMRKEIKKEEEEANGEEKSSHHDSVETDVHTSLKGEPKVEGCNEFSSSTDKSGDAKHLDDATGQGQVKRDYEEFSTDPDQRTCQTDATQTSPLKKKREVKSSEDKQPTLFDYFTKS